In one window of Cydia fagiglandana chromosome 1, ilCydFagi1.1, whole genome shotgun sequence DNA:
- the LOC134664033 gene encoding T-cell activation inhibitor, mitochondrial, protein MYSRIKISCCQCAGGVLCRYLSSAEVSTALRPFYFSVHPDLFGKYPEQRKINENSLQQLSALIEAQQSSRRMSIPPLSFYLRQKDMAEGEFKLVRIQLNSSDVRETVVKVLSACDISTKYIDKIPKSPQKNNNTFSKENFTKAYKEYSVEFEKVARMKRKVEEKKAVENLIEWIYDNSATARSKYDATSATRDQVKSLIDHLCSAYGIKEVKYDGGWNISHIRGALQSLVALATQHSQHMSNLTGRTIALGQFTGVSLDGDVFLNIIDVRNEWLSLIKKVSQEDSALTQIPHYEEALSSILRNIHICRRKFMPKVSAHQYCSHLRQLITSIGDFYGRGKKIPASVPESLSKYQIVVEPEAGPLMLSPTGQFITPSSCPADELIYFISNHLDEAMMLLTEYSINKHVEKALYKEVKERFGLLELHKDDSITPALMILCCQRLLTRIDNIDTKLQGNIVYVTHYYSVLTEGVLCIPWNFK, encoded by the exons atgtattccaggATAAAAATAAG CTGTTGCCAATGTGCTGGAGGTGTCCTGTGCAGATATTTGAGTTCAGCCGAAGTATCAACGGCGCTGCGACCCTTTTACTTCAGTGTACATCCAGACTTGTTCGGAAAATACCCAGAACAGAGA AAGATAAATGAAAACTCATTACAACAATTAAGTGCTCTAATAGAAGCACAGCAATCTAGTCGAAGAATGTCTATACCTCCACTATCATTTTACTTAAGGCAAAAGGATATGGCAGAAG GTGAATTTAAACTAGTCAGAATCCAGTTGAACAGCAGTGATGTTAGGGAAACAGTTGTAAAAGTTTTAAGTGCATGTGATATATCTACAAAATATATTGATAAGATACCAAAGAGTCCACAGAAGAACAACAATACTTttag TAAGGAAAACTTTACAAAAGCATATAAAGAATACAGTGTTGAATTTGAGAAAGTTGCTCGAATGAAGAGAAAAGTTGAGGAAAAGAAAGCAGTTGAAAATCTCAT AGAGTGGATCTACGACAATAGTGCAACAGCAAGGAGTAAATATGACGCAACAAGTGCAACCAGGGACCAAGTGAAGAGCTTAATCGACCACCTATGCAGTGCTTATGGTATAAAAGAA GTAAAATATGATGGTGGTTGGAATATTAGCCATATCAGAGGTGCGCTACAAAGTCTGGTTGCGCTGGCCACGCAACATTCGCAACATATGAGTAATTTAACAG GTAGAACCATTGCCTTAGGACAATTTACTGGCGTAAGCTTAGATGGCGATGTTTTCCTAAATATAATTGATGTAAGAAACGAATGGCTCTCG CTTATTAAAAAGGTTAGCCAAGAAGATAGCGCTCTGACACAGATACCTCACTACGAAGAGGCTTTGTCCAGTATACTAAGGAATATACACATTTGTAGacg GAAATTCATGCCAAAAGTGTCCGCTCACCAGTACTGCAGCCACTTGAGGCAGCTCATCACATCCATCGGGGACTTTTACGGGCGGGGGAAAAAGATCCCTGCCTCGGTGCCTGAATCGCTTAGCAAATACCAGATTGTGGTTGAGCC GGAGGCCGGTCCCCTGATGCTGTCCCCCACGGGCCAGTTCATTACGCCGTCCTCCTGTCCGGCTGACGAGCTCATCTACTTCATCAGCAACCACCTGGACGAAGCCATGATGCTCCTCACTGAGTACAGCAT CAACAAGCACGTGGAAAAGGCACTTTACAAAGAAGTGAAAGAGCGGTTCGGCCTCCTGGAGCTACACAAAGACGACAGCATCACGCCGGCGCTCATGATCCTGTGCTGCCAGCGGCTGCTCACGCGCATCGACAATATTGACACG AAATTACAAGGAAATATTGTATACGTCACACATTACTACTCAGTACTAACGGAGGGCGTTTTATGCATACCTTGGAACTTCAAATGA
- the LOC134664021 gene encoding kinesin-like protein costa, with amino-acid sequence MEIPVQIAVRLKPPSLVDSSQCIFSNPVTQIVITESGQTFHVNRALPVDCTQAHLFNSFMIPQINCFLDGCDTSVVVFGQPKTGKTYTLFGPGFECIHSECDQGIVPRFLTEIFHKLNQMPEREYILHITWMQVVNNNIFDVLGAGLVRCCNVEEAFQYLQLGWRQRCQGNNHTVFTVSMEQKWVGTNGVLNHRMSTASFCDLAAYPEPGLFALENIIKELLAGNPPKQINYDQCILTAMLRDSFGGRAFTWVIGCTSTEPEDYQDTLKILNLCLCCRGIKNFVTVNLFADNNTPVYSEKSMAPPVDNNFNLQFATAQWIKLVSNAEGLFNKILQSKSLSETDVNQVSEWLFLKAECDECLNTDVVENKDVGPRHGLPRIAEDTEPSDEPSESDVESESEDSDSDTVFQDKLDKFMEYFREKNDQLFADRCEEYLNHADSDDITISETSGSQSLPIMTSQSNSGRRRTIQPGESLSGPELDLLRKVAAKAISPESQRILIESHKNDLDPEPKLIERELLKMIDSPKNVELCKKYKMTKEKYAQKQVLARKLSKEIGNSQSQLKELINLCIAKERLIDDLSRAMNHNSQNKPYADKVATKNQYNKAKADFAATHSKLAIDKNNVKLLHHLQQCKSIIEKYEKQLEDSEESSAIDQDNIKEIRKHETSLKTYKKQIDQIKRQIKKDEKRKNTLDVELVKDKMKLDELSETSVEVKDKKVHSLKHFTHRISHIDSILKEKTNDLENLELSKEKEFMLRKEIKNLRKTRECLHEQRCSLGHKRKIYKSLSDSEERKLLECEEAIEAIDTAIEYKNNLICGRSPSASLSDCADNRDSKSRGEQMLMARLDKLPHDEMKTLLYRYFQKVVDLRSACAALEAGAAAAAEDAAAWRARAAAAWRLAQRARHHAQTRQYQSVHRFLEGGNPERALSLGMTTDTDTSDDAMRLVDRMKQLARCPPAPLIPSQNLRQLMPATAAPAARVTKERNKLVIVQHKKH; translated from the exons ATGGAAATCCCAGTGCAAATCGCTGTGCGGTTGAAGCCTCCGAGCCTAGTGGACTCTTCACAATGCATATTCAGTAATCCAGTGACTCAAATCGTTATAACAGAAAGTGGACAAACTTTTCACGTCAACAGGGCTTTGCCAGTGGACTGTACTCAAGCACACCTCTTCAATTCGTTTATGATACCGCAAATAAATTGTTTCCTAGACGGATGTGATACTTCAGTGGTTGTCTTTGGGCAGCCTAAGACTGGGAAGACCTACACATTGTTCGGGCCAG GTTTTGAATGCATTCATAGTGAGTGTGACCAAGGCATTGTACCCAGGTTCCTGACTGAGATATTTCATAAACTGAATCAAATGCCTGAGAGGGAGTACATTCTACACATAACATGGATGCAAGTTGTGAACAACAATATATTTGATGTATTGGGAGCCGGTTTAGTCAGGTGCTGTAATGTCGAGGAAGCATTTCAGTATTTGCAGTTAGGTTGGCGGCAGCGTTGCCAGGGTAACAACCATACCGTCTTTACAGTCAGtatggaacaaaaatgggttggCACAAATGGAGTCCTCAATCACAGAATGTCAACAGCTAGCTTTTGTGATCTAGCTGCATATCCAGAACCTGGACTTTTTGCTTTAGAAAATATAATCAAGGAACTGTTAGCTGGCAATCCACccaaacaaataaattatgatCAATGTATTCTCACTGCTATGCTCCGAGACTCATTTGGGGGTCGCGCATTTACTTGGGTGATAGGCTGTACCAGCACGGAACCTGAAGATTATCAAGATACATTGAAAATACTGAATTTGTGTTTATGCTGCAGAGGAATTAAGAATTTTGTCACCGTCAATTTATTTGCGGATAACAATACACCTGTATACAGTGAAAAATCGATGGCACCACCAGTTGATAACAATTTCAATTTACAATTTGCTACTGCTCAGTGGATCAAATTAGTATCTAATGCAGAAGgactatttaataaaatattgcaatctaaatctTTATCAGAAACAGATGTCAACCAAGTGAGTGAATGGCTGTTCTTGAAAGCTGAATGTGATGAATGTCTCAATACAGATGTGGTAGAAAATAAAGATGTAGGCCCAAGGCATGGCTTGCCAAGAATTGCAGAAGACACTGAACCCAGTGATGAGCCCAGTGAATCTGATGTAGAGTCTGAATCAGAAGATAGTGACTCTGATACAGTCTTCCAAGACAAACTAGATAAATTCATGGAATATTTTAGGGAAAAGAATGATCAACTATTTGCAGATAGATGTGAGGAATATCTAAACCATGCAGACTCTGATGACATTACAATATCTGAAACTAGTGGGTCACAATCTTTGCCAATTATGACTTCACAGTCAAACTCTGGGCGTAGAAGAACCATTCAACCAGGCGAAAGTTTATCCGGACCAGAACTTGACTTACTAAGAAAAGTGGCAGCAAAAGCAATCTCACCTGAATCTCAAAGAATTCTTATTGAATCTCACAAAAATGATCTAGATCCTGAACCAAAGTTGATTGAGAGAGAGCTTCTTAAAATGATTGACTCTCCAAAGAATGTAGAGTtatgtaaaaagtataaaatgactaaagaaaaatatgcacagaaacaAGTGTTAGCTAGGAAACTATCTAAAGAAATTGGGAACAGCCAATCACAACTCAAAGAATTGATAAATCTTTGTATTGCCAAAGAAAGACTGATAGATGACCTCTCGCGAGCAATGAATCACAATTCACAAAATAAACCTTATGCTGACAAAGTAGCCACGAAGAACCAGTATAATAAAGCCAAGGCAGATTTTGCAGCTACACATTCAAAGTTAGCTATAGACAAGAATAATGTCAAATTATTACACCATTTGCAACAATGTAAGTCTATAATAGAGAAATATGAAAAACAACTAGAAGACAGTGAAGAGTCCAGTGCAATAGACCAAGATAATATAAAAGAAATAAGAAAGCATGAAACTAGtctaaaaacatataaaaaacaaATAGATCAAATAAAGCGGCAAATAAAAAAGGACGAAAAACGTAAAAACACATTAGATGTAGAACTAGTTAAGGACAAAATGAAATTAGATGAACTATCTGAAACTTCAGTTGAAGTAAAAGATAAAAAGGTGCATTCATTAAAACACTTTACACATAGAATATCTCATATAGACAGTATACTTAAAGAAAAGACAAATGATTTGGAGAATTTAGAACTATCAAAAGAAAAGGAATTTATGTTAAGGAAAGAAATTAAAAACTTGAGGAAGACCAGGGAATGTTTGCATGAACAAAGATGTAGTTTAGGtcacaaaagaaaaatatacAAATCCTTATCAGATTCTGAG GAGCGCAAGTTGCTTGAATGTGAAGAGGCTATAGAAGCAATAGACACCGCCATAGAGTACAAGAACAACTTGATATGCGGTCGCTCGCCGTCCGCCTCTCTGTCGGATTGCGCCGACAATCGCGACTCCAAGAGCCGGGGCGAGCAGATGCTGATGGCGAGGCTTGACAAACTGCCACATGATGAAATGAAGACCCTTCTCTATAGATATTTCCAAAAG GTGGTGGACCTGCGCAGCGCGTGCGCGGCGCTGgaggcgggcgcggcggcggcggccgagGACGCGGCGGcgtggcgcgcgcgcgccgccgccgcctggcGCCTCGCGCAGCGCGCCCGCCACCACGCGCAGACCAG ACAATACCAATCGGTGCACCGTTTCCTAGAGGGCGGCAACCCCGAGCGAGCGCTGTCCTTAGGCATGACGACGGACACCGACACGTCCGACGACGCTATGCGCCTCGTCGACCGGATGAAGCAGCTGGCCAGATGTCCGCCG GCGCCGTTGATTCCGAGTCAGAACCTGCGGCAGCTGATGCCGGCCACGGCGGCGCCCGCGGCGCGCGTCACCAAGGAGAGGAACAAGCTCGTCATCGTGCAACACAAGAAACACTGA